Sequence from the Afifella aestuarii genome:
ACCCGAATGATTTTGCCCTCCCGCCGGAGATCGGCGGGAGGGCTTTTTTGTGGGAGAAAAGACTGTGTAGCCGGTTCCAGCTTGGGCCGAGTGAATGCACACGCGAAATGGTCGGGGCGAGGTCGGGGAATGCCCGAGCACGAGCCTCACGCGAAGATGAGCAGAATTATTGTCAGATCTCGGGCGCCTTGACGGCGACCCGGCTCTCAGTGCGAGACGGAGGGCAAAGCCTGCGCCGCTCAGCAGTCTATGTCGCGAGAAGACCCCGAGCCCGGAAAATGTTGCGCACCCGCTCTGTCTCTTCGAGCTTCGGTGGCTGTGTGCCTGCCAGACGATAGGCCTTGTCCAGGCGGGGCCATTTGTAGGCGCCGAGATCGTGATAGGGCAGGACGTCGACGCGCTCGACATTCTTGAGATCGGCCACATAGCGGGCGAGGGCTTCGATTTCCGCCGTATTGTCGGTGAAATCCGGCACGAGGACGTAACGAAGCCACACGGGCTTCTTCATGGCAGAGAGCCGTTCGGCGAAATCGAGCGTCGGGCGCAGACGCACGCCTGTGACATTGCGATAGGTGGCTTCCGAGAACGCCTTGATGTCGAGGAGAACGAGGTCGACATCCTCCAGGAACGCGTCATCGGCGCGCGCACCGAGAAAGCCGGATGTGTCGAGCGCCGTGTGCAGGCCGAGCTCTTTCGATGCCCGCAGGATCGCCCGGCAGAATTCGGGCTGCACAAGCGGTTCGCCACCCGTCAAGGTGACGCCGCCGCGCCCGCGCTTCAGGAAGGGCGCGAAGGAGGCAATCTCCGCCGCGATGTCGTCTGAACTCTGCAGCTTCCCCTTGCGCATGTGCCACGTGTCGGGGTTGTGGCAGTAGCAGCAGCGCAAAGGGCAGCCGGAAAGAAACAGCACGTAACGGAGGCCGGGCCCGTCGAGTGTGCCGCCCGTTTCGAGCGAATGCACCCAGCCCTTGACGCAAGGCGCCGCCGCGGCCTCGGGTGCTTCGCTCTGCGTCACCTCCTGAACGAGATCAGTGGCGCTGGTGGAACGTGCGGCTGATGACGTCAAGCTGCTGCTCCCTGGTCAGCTTGATGAAGTTCACGGCATAGCCCGACACGCGGATGGTGAGCTGCGGATAGAGCTCTGGATGATCCATCGCGTGCAGGAGCGTCTCCTTGTCGAAGACGTTGACGTTCATGTGGTGACCGCCGGCCGCCACATAGCCGTCGAGCATCCCGACCAGATTTTCCGTCCGCTCCTCCTCGGTCGGTCCGAGTGCGGATGGGACGATCGTGAAGGTGTATGAAATGCCGTCCTGGGCATGTTCGTAAGGCAGCTTCGCGACACTCGCCATGGAGGCGAGGGCGCCCTTGCTGTCGCGGCCATGCATCGGATTGGCGCCCGGTGCGAAAGGCTCGCCGGCCTTGCGGCCGTCGGGCGTCGATCCCGTCTTCTTGCCGTAGACCACATTGGAGGTGATGGTCAGAACCGACTGCGTCGGCGTCGCTCCGCGATAGGCCTTCTGCTGGCGCAGAATGTCCATGAAGGTTTTGACCACCCAGGAGGCGATGTCGTCGACGCGTGCATCGTTGTTGCCGAACATCGGATATTCGCCGTCGATCTCGAAGTCGGTGGCAAGCCCGCGCTCGTCGCGGATGACCTTCACCTTGGCGTGCTTGATGGCCGAAAGGCTGTCCGCCACCACGGAAAGACCGGCAATGCCGCAGGCCATGGTGCGAAGCACGTCGCGGTCATGCAGCGCCATCTCGAGGCGCTCATACATGTACTTGTCGTGCATGTAGTGGATGGCGTTGAGCGCGTTGACATAGACCCGCGCCAGCCATTCGATCATGGGCAGAAACTTCTCCACGACCGTGTCGTAGTCGAGCACATCGGCCGTGATGGGCGCGAAAGCCGGCACGACCTGCACGCCGGACTTCTCGTCGCGGCCACCATTGATGGCGTAGAGCAGGGCCTTTGCGAGATTCGCGCGAGCGCCGAAGAACTGCATCTGCTTGCCGATCTGCATGGCCGAGACACAGCATGCGATGCCGTAATCATCGCCGTAATACGGCCGCATCAGATCGTCGTTCTCGTATTGCAGCGAGCACGTCTTGATGGAGGTCTCGGCGCAGAATTCCTTGAAGCCCTTGGGCAGCTTCTCCGACCAGAGGACCGTGAGATTGGGCTCTGGCGCGGGGCCGAGGTTGTGCAGCGTCTGCAGCATGCGGAAGCTCGTACGCGTGACGAGCGTGGAGCCGTCGAGAGCCATGCCGCCGAGAACTTCCGTGACCCAGGTCGGGTCGCCGGAAAAGAGGGTGTCATATTCCGGAGTGCGCAGGAAGCGGACGAGACGCAGCTTGATGACGAACTGGTCGATGAGTTCCTGTGCCTGGGCTTCCGTGAGGGTGCCTTCGTCGAGGTCGCGCTGGATATAGATGTCGAGGAAGCTCGATACTCGGCCGAGCGACATGGCCGCGCCATTGGCTTCTTTCACGACCGCCAGATAGGCGAAATACGTCCACTGCACCGCTTCGCGCGCATTGGTTGCCGGCTGGGAAAGATCGAAGCCGTAGACCGCCCCCATCTCCTTGAGTTCGTTCAGGGCCTTGATCTGCTCGGCGATCTCCTCGCGCAGCTGGAGAATTTCGGCGTCGAGCGGGCTCACCTCCAGCGAGGTCATCTGCTCCTGCTTGTCGGCGATGAGGCGGTCGACACCGTAAAGGGCGACGCGCCTGTAATCTCCGATGATGCGGCCGCGCCCGTAAGCGTCGGGAAGACCGGTGATGAGCCCGGACTTGCGGCAGCGCAGGATTTCATCGGTGTAAACGTCGAAAACGCCGTCATTGTGCGTCTTGCGGAGGCTCGGGAACACCTCTTTGAGCTTGGGCGAAGGTGTAAAGCCATAGGCTTCCAGGCCCTTCACGACCATGCGCCAGCCGCCGAACGGCATGATCCCGCGCTTCAGCGGCTTCTCGGTTTGCAGTCCGAAAACGACTTCCAGATCGCGGTCGATGTAGCCCGCGCCATGCGAGGTGATGGAGGAGACCACCTCGGTGTCGGCGTCGAGAACGCCGCCCTTGGAGGCGCGTTCCTCTTTCAGGAGTTCGGCAACCTTGTCCCAGAGGGCCTTCGTCCGTTTGGTCGAGCCGCTGAGGAAGGAGGCATCGCCCTCGTAAGGCGTGATGTTGTCGAGGATGAAGTCGCGGAGGTTGACTTCGTGCTGCCACGCGCCGGGCTTGAAGCCACGCCACGGGTCGTTCGTCGTCGGGAAGTCGTTGAGATCGACGCGAGAGGACATCACTATGGCGTTCATTGTCACTCCTTGTGAAAAGGGCGCTGTAGCGTGAACCTATCATATTTCTGATGGTTCCGCCGGTTGGATTGGATCCGTTTCACGAACCGTTGACTTTCTGTAGTTTTACTACACAAATGGGTGTGGTTGAAGGGCAAAAGAGCGAGAATCGTAGTTCGCTCGAATTTTCCCCAAGGGCAAAAATACAAATTCGTCAGAGTGTTAGTCTTAATCCGGATCGGATTTGCGGTGTGTAGCATGCTGTCATGCGTACCGCGCAGGGCTTGTCTGTGTTGGCCCCCGTCATGGATGACCGCTTTCGCCGCCTGACGCAACAAATGAGGGCGGAAATGTTGGGAAGAATCACCTCGGTCAAGGATCAGATCCGACCGTCCGAGCGCAAGCTTGCGGACTTCGTGCTCTCGCATCCTGGCGAGGTCATCAATCTGTCGATGGCCGAAGTGGCGCGCCGCTCGGAGGTGAGCGAGCCGACGGTGGCGCGCTTCTGTTCCGCGCTCGGCTGCAAAGGGTTTCGCGAATTCAAGATCAAGCTGGCGCAGGATATCGCCGGCGGGATGCCGTTTCTCGATCAGGATGTGCTGCCCGACGACGGCGCCAGCGGCATCGCCGGAAAAGTCTTCGATCGCACCATCAACACGCTGATCGGCGTGCGCAACAATCTCTCGGCCTCTATGCTCGACAAGGCCGCGAACATTCTGGCGTCGGCGCGGCGCATCGAATTCTATGGCTCGGGCAATTCCGGCACCATCGCGGAGGACGTTCAGCGCCGCTTCTTTCGGCTCGGAATGCCGACCGTGGCCTACAGCGATCCGCACGTTTACTTCATTTCGTCGCTGTCGCTCGCACCGGGTGATGCGGTCGTGGCCGTCTCGAATTCCGGGCGAACGCGCGATATCCTGGACAGCGTGCAGAATGCGCTGAC
This genomic interval carries:
- the pflA gene encoding pyruvate formate-lyase-activating protein codes for the protein MTSSAARSTSATDLVQEVTQSEAPEAAAAPCVKGWVHSLETGGTLDGPGLRYVLFLSGCPLRCCYCHNPDTWHMRKGKLQSSDDIAAEIASFAPFLKRGRGGVTLTGGEPLVQPEFCRAILRASKELGLHTALDTSGFLGARADDAFLEDVDLVLLDIKAFSEATYRNVTGVRLRPTLDFAERLSAMKKPVWLRYVLVPDFTDNTAEIEALARYVADLKNVERVDVLPYHDLGAYKWPRLDKAYRLAGTQPPKLEETERVRNIFRARGLLAT
- the pflB gene encoding formate C-acetyltransferase produces the protein MNAIVMSSRVDLNDFPTTNDPWRGFKPGAWQHEVNLRDFILDNITPYEGDASFLSGSTKRTKALWDKVAELLKEERASKGGVLDADTEVVSSITSHGAGYIDRDLEVVFGLQTEKPLKRGIMPFGGWRMVVKGLEAYGFTPSPKLKEVFPSLRKTHNDGVFDVYTDEILRCRKSGLITGLPDAYGRGRIIGDYRRVALYGVDRLIADKQEQMTSLEVSPLDAEILQLREEIAEQIKALNELKEMGAVYGFDLSQPATNAREAVQWTYFAYLAVVKEANGAAMSLGRVSSFLDIYIQRDLDEGTLTEAQAQELIDQFVIKLRLVRFLRTPEYDTLFSGDPTWVTEVLGGMALDGSTLVTRTSFRMLQTLHNLGPAPEPNLTVLWSEKLPKGFKEFCAETSIKTCSLQYENDDLMRPYYGDDYGIACCVSAMQIGKQMQFFGARANLAKALLYAINGGRDEKSGVQVVPAFAPITADVLDYDTVVEKFLPMIEWLARVYVNALNAIHYMHDKYMYERLEMALHDRDVLRTMACGIAGLSVVADSLSAIKHAKVKVIRDERGLATDFEIDGEYPMFGNNDARVDDIASWVVKTFMDILRQQKAYRGATPTQSVLTITSNVVYGKKTGSTPDGRKAGEPFAPGANPMHGRDSKGALASMASVAKLPYEHAQDGISYTFTIVPSALGPTEEERTENLVGMLDGYVAAGGHHMNVNVFDKETLLHAMDHPELYPQLTIRVSGYAVNFIKLTREQQLDVISRTFHQRH
- a CDS encoding MurR/RpiR family transcriptional regulator, yielding MLGRITSVKDQIRPSERKLADFVLSHPGEVINLSMAEVARRSEVSEPTVARFCSALGCKGFREFKIKLAQDIAGGMPFLDQDVLPDDGASGIAGKVFDRTINTLIGVRNNLSASMLDKAANILASARRIEFYGSGNSGTIAEDVQRRFFRLGMPTVAYSDPHVYFISSLSLAPGDAVVAVSNSGRTRDILDSVQNALTVGADVVALTRSDSPLARLATVSLLTDVAEEYDVYSPLTSRISHLVLGDALSICVALRKGRTLHERVERSKALLKESGGLRD